The window TTGGAAACTATGGGAACTTTTCCGCCAAAGTGAGCCGAACGCCTTCCACACGGTTCATAACAGATAACCGGCAAACCAACGACAGCGCTGCGGGAGTCAGAGGTTCGACCGGCCAAGCCCACCGAAAGGTGTTGCACTGCCCGCCATCCAACCGGCCTAGTGCCATAAACAGGCATCGTCGAGATGATATAAAGCGACATTTTCAATATTGCTTATATTTCGTGATGCAAATAACCTGTATCTAATATCCCTATTTTAGCCGACCGAGATGCCCATGCTCAGCAGCCAATCTATCGCGACTGTTAAGGCCACGGCCCCCGCTCTGCGCCCTCACGGGCTAAACCTCGTCGTGCGCACCTATGAGCTTTTGCTCCGCGACCCCAACATTCGCATGTTGTTCGATCCGGCCCGGCAAGTGAACGGCGATCAGCAGCATATATTTGCCGAAACTGTGATTGCTTACGTCAATGCGATGGATAGGCTAGATACCCTTAAAGCCACGGTAAAACATTTAACTATTCAGCAGGCTTTACTAGATGCCCAGCCCCAACACTATGATGCAATCGCTATCGCCTTAATCCAGGCCATACATGAATTGTTTGGGAAAGACGCAGTGCGAGAGATTACTAGCGCATGGACCGAAGCCCTTGACGTTCTGCATCAAGAGAGCCCAGGTGGCACAGAAGAACTCTATCACGCTAGCGAGCCCACCCCCGCCGGTTGGCGCGGCTATCGCCCGTTCCGGCTACAACGGATTATCCCCGAAAGCAGCCAGATCAATAGTTTCTACCTCGCCCCGGTCGATGGGCAACCACTGCCCGCCTTCAAAGCCGGGCAATATCTAACCCTGCGTCTGACCGTGCCGGACTATGGGCCGCTGCTGCGTCATTATTCGATTTCCTCCGCCGCGACGGAGCAGGCCTATTACCGGATCTCCGTCAAGCGCGAAGACGCGCCCGACACGAGCATTCCCACAGGCCTTGGCAGCGGTTACCTGCACCGTCAAGCGATGCCGGGCATACTGTTCGATGTGGCGCCGCCGGCGGGTGTCTTCACCCTGCCGGAAGGATCGCAGCCGCTGGTGCTCATCGCCGGGGGCATCGGCATTACGCCGCTGCTGTCGATGCTGGAAACGCTGGTGACGAGCCAACCGAACCGGCCCGTGCGCTTTATCCATGCGGTGCGCAATTACGCCCATCATGCTTTTAGCAGCGAAGTTCGCGCCGCGATCCGCAAGCTCGGTCACGCCAGCGCCGATTTCTTTTACGAGGAAGTCGGCGGCGATGCGGTTCCTGGGGTGAATTATACCCAGGTCGGGCGGCCCGATCCGGCCTGGGTGGTGCGGACCAATCCGAACCCGGAGGCGCTTTATCTCGTCTGCGGGCCCCGCAATTTCATGCGCTATATGATCCAGGGGCTACGCCTCCAGGGCGTGCCTGCCGACCGGATCCTTTACGAATTCTTTGGCGCCACCGATGAAGACCTGCTGACGGCAGAACCCATCGCCGCATAACGATAACAAGGAAATGGCCCCAGATTGGGGCCATTTCCCTAGTGTTGGGTTAAGCAAATTCACCGTTGGGGGTGGCACACCCCCTCAGGATTTGCTCTAGGTGTTCATCGCTTCGAAGAAATCGCCATTGGTCTTCGATTGCTTTAATTTTTCGGTCAGGAATTCCATCCCGTCCATCGTGCCCATCTGCATCAGTACGCGGCGCAGCACCCACATTTTGTTGAGCGTGCCCTTTTCGACCAGCATTTCTTCCTTACGGGTACCCGACTTCGTAACATCGAT of the Elstera cyanobacteriorum genome contains:
- a CDS encoding globin domain-containing protein, translating into MLSSQSIATVKATAPALRPHGLNLVVRTYELLLRDPNIRMLFDPARQVNGDQQHIFAETVIAYVNAMDRLDTLKATVKHLTIQQALLDAQPQHYDAIAIALIQAIHELFGKDAVREITSAWTEALDVLHQESPGGTEELYHASEPTPAGWRGYRPFRLQRIIPESSQINSFYLAPVDGQPLPAFKAGQYLTLRLTVPDYGPLLRHYSISSAATEQAYYRISVKREDAPDTSIPTGLGSGYLHRQAMPGILFDVAPPAGVFTLPEGSQPLVLIAGGIGITPLLSMLETLVTSQPNRPVRFIHAVRNYAHHAFSSEVRAAIRKLGHASADFFYEEVGGDAVPGVNYTQVGRPDPAWVVRTNPNPEALYLVCGPRNFMRYMIQGLRLQGVPADRILYEFFGATDEDLLTAEPIAA